The following are from one region of the Populus trichocarpa isolate Nisqually-1 chromosome 8, P.trichocarpa_v4.1, whole genome shotgun sequence genome:
- the LOC7482892 gene encoding uncharacterized protein LOC7482892, with the protein MMALTIPTHSSLNLPSLQYTPCNTFLQVIRPTRRKPSASSHFHINNKNSNFNPKLCSKSAVLTRASADGGGSGAVDANPQQKNIEDSKCSSSSFSDNYVALFVRMLGLDNDPLDREQAIVALWQYSLGGKKCIDNIMQFQGCINLIVNLLQSELSSACEASAGLLRSISSVNVYRDVVAESGAIEEITRLLSQPSLTPQVMEQSICILWNLSVDEKLRVKIANPDVLPLLIKSLKDEDIRVKEAAGGVLANLTLTHSNHNIMVEAGVIPKLANFLKSAVDEESKVIRKEARNALVELCKNQYYRILVMEEGLVLVPLIGAAAYRSFIPALHSWPSLPDGSKIEHTFKGPSRFGASELLLGLNIDDKNANLEEAKMKAIIGRSKQQFLARTGAIEVEDTKLSQSGSSKTRQFTVLPWIDGVARLVLILELEDESAICRAAESIADASINEHLRNSFKEAGAVKNLIQLLDHNNDAIRLAAVGALEKLSISNAVCETIEAEGVMAPLINILKNSEMSESMMEKALNLLSRILDPNREMKLKFYDGPVNGFKKELDAARGDDASTGLSRKVDEMLKSKTNTRRDVLDLDVVARLVDMLKHPSPELQRKAASVLEFVAISDSSMDTVISANIESGLLAIFQQIELNELESDDDSQQTEIHAVQVEEVGLAISSASRLLTKLLDLELFRHNINPSLFTKLLRKILKSNIPLQYKDWTAACLVKLGSLYGPTPILEFENPINMEVTLYEKIPRLIDQMRSSFSLDAQETAVLELNRIISEGMVDATRAVASDGGIFPLVKLIEGGSERAVEAAICILYNLSMDNENHAAILAAGAVPALRRIILSERSQWKRALRLLRNLPT; encoded by the exons ATGATGGCTTTAACAATCCCAACTCACTCCAGTCTCAACCTCCCTTCTCTCCAATACACTCCCTGCAATACCTTCTTGCAAGTTATTAGACCCACAAGAAGAAAACCATCAGCCTCTTCCCATtttcatattaacaataaaaactcCAACTTCAACCCCAAATTATGCTCCAAAAGCGCAGTGCTTACCAGGGCCAGTGCTGATGGCGGTGGAAGTGGTGCCGTTGATGCCAATCCACAACAAAAG AATATTGAGGACTCAAAATGTAGCTCATCTAGTTTCAGTGATAACTATGTGGCCTTGTTTGTTCGGATGCTTGGGCTAGATAACGATCCTCTTGATAGAGAACAAGCAATAGTGGCACTGTGGCAATATTCACTTGGAGGAAAGAAGTGCATTGATAACATCATGCAGTTTCAGGGATGCATCAATCTCATTGTAAACCTTCTTCAGTCGGAGTTGAGCTCTGCATGCGAAGCATCTGCTGGCCTCCTACGATCAATATCTTCAGTCAATGTATACAGAGATGTAGTAGCAGAAAGTGGAGCGATTGAAGAGATAACTCGTTTGCTCAGTCAACCTTCTTTGACTCCTCAG GTGATGGAGCAAAGTATATGCATTCTTTGGAACTTGTCTGTGGATGAGAAGCTCAGAGTGAAAATTGCTAACCCTGATGTCCTACCTTTACTGATTAAGTCCCTGAAAGATGAGGACATTAGAGTGAAGGAAGCAGCGGGAGGAGTATTGGCAAACTTGACATTGACCCACTCCAACCACAACATCATGGTTGAAGCAGGGGTTATTCCTAAGTTG GCGAATTTCTTAAAATCTGCGGTTGATGAAGAATCCAAGGTCATTAGGAAGGAAGCTAGAAACGCTCTGGTGGAACTTTGTAAGAATCAATACTATAGAATCCTTGTCATGGAGGAAGGTCTAGTTCTTGTGCCATTAATCGGCGCAGCTGCATATAGGTCCTTTATTCCAGCTTTGCATTCATGGCCAAGCCTACCTGATGGTTCAAAAATTGAACATACTTTTAAAGGTCCTTCAAGGTTTGGTGCTTCTGAATTGCTCCTCGGATTAAATATTGATGACAAGAATGCAAACCTTGAGGAAGCTAAGATGAAAGCAATAATTGGACGATCTAAGCAACAATTCCTTGCTCGTACAGGGGCTATAGAAGTGGAAGACACAAAATTGTCTCAAAGTGGATCATCTAAAACTAGGCAATTTACAGTTTTGCCATGGATAGATGGGGTGGCCAGATTGGTTTTAATTCTTGAACTTGAAGATGAGTCAGCCATTTGCAGAGCTGCAGAGTCAATTGCTGATGCATCTATCAATGAACATTTGAGAAATTCATTTAAGGAAGCTGGAGCAGTCAAGAACTTAATTCAGCTCTTGGACCATAACAATGATGCTATCAGACTTGCTGCTGTTGGCGCTTTGGAGAAGTTATCTATCAG CAATGCAGTTTGTGAGACAATTGAAGCTGAAGGTGTTATGGCTCCCTTGATCAACATCTTAAAGAACTCAGAGATGTCTGAAAGCATGATGGAAAAG GCCTTGAATTTACTGTCTCGAATCTTAGACCCTAATAGGGAAATGAAATTGAAG TTTTATGATGGACCGGTTAATGGATTTAAAAAGGAATTGGATGCAGCAAGAGGTGATGATGCTTCTACTGGATTAAGTAGAAAAGTTGATGAAATGCTGAAGTCAAAAACAAATACCAG ACGAGACGTGTTGGACCTGGATGTCGTTGCTCGCCTAGTTGATATGCTAAAGCACCCATCCCCAGAGCTACAAAGAAAAGCAGCTTCTGTCCTTGAGTTTGTAGCAATTAGTGACTCAAGCATGGACACAGTCATCTCAGCGAATATCGAATCTGGTCTGCTTGCTATTTTCCAACAAATAGAATTGAACG AACTGGAATCTGATGATGACAGTCAGCAGACAGAAATACATGCCGTTCAAGTTGAAGAGGTTGGTCTTGCTATATCTTCAGCTTCCCGGTTACTCACGAAGCTTCTTGATTTGGAACTGTTTCGACACAATATAAACCCCTCCCTTTTCACTAAGTTGCTTCGTAAAATCCTGAAATCAAACATTCCTCTTCAGTACAAAGATTGGACTGCTGCTTGCCTTGTTAAACTCGGCTCTCTCTACGGTCCTACTCCCATCCTTGAATTTGAGAATCCAATCAACATGGAAGTTACCCTTTACGAGAAGATACCAAGACTAATAGACCAAATGAGATCCTCTTTCTCTTTAGACGCACAAGAAACTGCAGTTTTAGAACTCAACAGGATAATTTCTGAGGGAATGGTAGATGCCACTCGAGCTGTTGCTTCTGATGGTGGAATATTTCCATTGGTGAAGCTAATAGAGGGAGGAAGTGAGAGGGCGGTCGAAGCAGCCATATGTATCCTATATAATCT